From Sulfurovum zhangzhouensis, one genomic window encodes:
- a CDS encoding glutathione peroxidase, whose product MQSIYDFKVKSIDGQETTLAPYKGNVLLIVNVASKCGYTPQYEGLESLYKKYKEKGLVVLGFPCNQFANQEPGTEKEIQNFCRINYGVTFPMFSKIEVNGDNAHPLYVYLKSKQTGILGTEAIKWNFTKFLVDKEGKVVARFGSSTKPEELEEEIETLLK is encoded by the coding sequence ATGCAGTCAATCTATGATTTTAAGGTAAAAAGCATTGATGGGCAAGAGACAACTCTAGCTCCCTACAAAGGCAATGTATTGTTGATCGTGAATGTTGCAAGTAAGTGCGGTTATACACCACAGTATGAGGGACTTGAATCACTTTATAAAAAATACAAAGAGAAAGGTTTGGTCGTACTCGGTTTTCCCTGCAACCAGTTTGCCAACCAGGAACCCGGTACAGAAAAGGAGATACAGAACTTCTGTCGTATCAACTACGGCGTAACTTTCCCTATGTTTTCCAAAATAGAAGTAAACGGAGACAATGCACACCCTCTTTATGTCTATCTCAAATCCAAACAAACAGGTATTTTGGGCACGGAAGCGATCAAGTGGAACTTTACCAAATTCCTTGTAGACAAAGAGGGAAAAGTAGTCGCACGTTTTGGTTCATCAACCAAGCCGGAAGAACTTGAAGAAGAGATCGAGACACTCCTAAAGTAA
- a CDS encoding nuclear transport factor 2 family protein: MNKVRLKTFFETIDTEAGIDDFKSIYAKEVHFIDPLCELNDVGAVYRFFQQIYQKVDTPNILISESLSEGEITYVKWSLTSIFKIHKRNTALMDKPYSF, translated from the coding sequence ATGAACAAAGTACGATTAAAAACTTTTTTTGAGACCATAGATACAGAAGCAGGTATTGATGATTTCAAGAGTATCTATGCTAAAGAGGTACATTTCATTGACCCGCTATGTGAACTCAATGATGTAGGGGCAGTCTATCGTTTCTTTCAACAGATCTATCAAAAAGTCGATACTCCAAATATTCTCATTAGTGAATCCCTCAGTGAAGGAGAAATCACTTATGTAAAATGGAGTTTAACTTCAATTTTCAAGATACACAAGAGGAACACAGCTTTGATGGATAAGCCATATAGTTTTTGA
- a CDS encoding lipocalin family protein, producing the protein MKYLWLSLLLIFTACVEKPEHVKPIGEFKLERYLGTWYEIARLDHSFERGLEKITATYTMREDGGVKVINRGFDTQNRRWKEAEGKAYFVENPDTGFLKVSFFGPFYGAYIVMDTDYESYTMISGPDHSYLWILSRTPYLDTEIQSHLIAKAKEAGFNTDKLIFVSHQ; encoded by the coding sequence TGCGTGGAGAAACCGGAACATGTGAAACCGATCGGGGAGTTTAAGCTAGAACGTTATCTTGGCACCTGGTATGAGATCGCACGGCTTGACCATTCATTTGAGCGTGGACTTGAGAAGATCACGGCAACCTACACCATGCGTGAGGATGGAGGTGTCAAGGTCATCAATCGGGGATTTGATACTCAAAATAGAAGATGGAAAGAGGCTGAAGGCAAAGCATACTTTGTAGAAAATCCGGACACCGGATTTTTAAAGGTTTCATTTTTTGGACCATTTTACGGTGCTTATATCGTAATGGATACGGACTATGAGAGCTATACGATGATCAGCGGACCTGACCACTCCTACTTATGGATACTTTCTCGTACTCCATACCTTGATACGGAGATTCAATCTCATTTGATCGCTAAAGCGAAGGAAGCAGGCTTTAACACCGATAAACTGATCTTTGTTTCACATCAATGA
- a CDS encoding flavin reductase: MRIARSPFRYAVTVRGENHTHSMLEEHSSFTLNFLPFSWMETVDMTGRLDGNTDDKLSQSDLEIEGKDKYGNILLSTSDFIYECKVCDTYRNGDHTLFITDVSNICVNKV, translated from the coding sequence ATGCGCATCGCAAGATCACCTTTCCGCTATGCTGTCACTGTACGTGGTGAGAACCATACACATAGTATGCTTGAAGAACACAGTTCATTTACTCTCAATTTTCTACCATTTTCATGGATGGAAACTGTTGATATGACTGGCCGACTTGACGGGAATACAGATGACAAACTTTCTCAAAGTGATTTGGAAATAGAAGGCAAAGACAAATACGGTAACATACTGCTCAGTACTTCAGACTTCATCTATGAGTGCAAAGTATGTGATACCTACCGCAATGGTGACCATACGCTCTTCATCACAGATGTGAGTAATATCTGTGTCAATAAAGTGTAG
- a CDS encoding TetR/AcrR family transcriptional regulator, with the protein MAIIVNKEEKRKNIALSCRSLLLEHGINDLTIAQIAKAAGIGKGTVYEYFQNKEDIVFEIITLFIAEHEEEFYKKVTQAESTKEKIYHFLNLLYVNEETKKHLSLYREFIAFSLIDGTEEMEQFSQACQNKFSAILETIFDEAIQNHEIVPAARDLIPALHLFSKGLVIDTHILHTDAKSEISRFIETLFTLIEIKEKK; encoded by the coding sequence ATGGCAATTATCGTCAATAAAGAAGAAAAACGAAAGAACATTGCACTTTCATGCAGATCACTGCTGTTAGAGCATGGTATTAATGATCTGACTATTGCACAGATAGCCAAAGCAGCAGGAATCGGTAAAGGTACAGTATATGAGTATTTTCAAAACAAAGAGGATATTGTCTTTGAGATTATCACACTGTTTATTGCCGAACATGAAGAAGAATTTTATAAAAAAGTCACACAAGCTGAATCGACTAAAGAGAAGATCTACCATTTTTTAAACCTACTCTATGTAAATGAAGAGACAAAAAAACATCTGTCTCTTTATCGAGAGTTCATTGCGTTCTCTTTAATAGACGGTACAGAAGAAATGGAACAGTTTAGCCAAGCATGTCAAAACAAATTTTCGGCAATTTTGGAAACGATCTTCGATGAAGCCATACAAAATCATGAAATAGTTCCTGCAGCACGTGACTTGATCCCTGCCCTTCACCTCTTTTCAAAAGGTCTGGTGATCGATACACACATACTGCATACGGATGCTAAAAGTGAGATATCCCGTTTTATAGAAACACTTTTTACATTGATTGAAATTAAGGAGAAAAAATGA